From the bacterium genome, one window contains:
- a CDS encoding AtpZ/AtpI family protein: MGLGLEFAGSLLVFILIGRYLDGRYGCEPWLTLAGCVLGFVAGFYNLFKTLSTLSDRKRSKDKGDG; encoded by the coding sequence ATGGGTCTGGGTCTGGAGTTCGCGGGCAGCCTGCTGGTGTTCATTCTGATCGGGCGGTATCTGGACGGCCGTTACGGTTGCGAGCCGTGGCTCACTCTGGCGGGTTGTGTGTTGGGTTTCGTGGCCGGGTTCTACAATCTGTTCAAGACTCTCTCGACATTGTCAGACCGGAAGCGCAGCAAGGATAAGGGTGACGGTTGA